Proteins encoded together in one Passer domesticus isolate bPasDom1 chromosome 6, bPasDom1.hap1, whole genome shotgun sequence window:
- the TPCN2 gene encoding two pore channel protein 2 isoform X2, protein MEAGAEAEPLLPSRRWRAGRGLWRERGGARSAAEDGAGADNDLYINQAIVFIEDAIQYRSINHRVDSKSLWLYRWYYSRTCQWILSLTITVILTLAFVEEPSSLTITSDVRYRLPAWNPPCGLTESMELLCFLVFVVDVSVKSYLIGWKEFWKNKWLMAYILTLIVSLTDWIVSLSFFCKESVRIRRILRPFFLLQNSSMMKKTLKSINSTLPEMASVLLLLAVHLSLFTMFAMLLFARTKDNQQDKEWVVYFRNLPDSLTSLLVLLTTANNPDVMIPAYSKNRAYSIFFILFTVLGNLFLMNLLTAIIYNQFRGYLLEPSHSGCRYSFKKSVQSSLFRRRLGIRAAFEVLSSLKETPASAQQSCVSVGALLQVLQKAEMDSRCKQAIMRSLKMCSCDQLSAAQFQKLFEELDKDAIKQHPPSPEYQSHFMQKMQFAFGHPYFGYLGNVVALANIISICVVLVVDADKQPSERDDFFLGAINCFFILYYLLEMLLKILAMGLKRYLSYPSNRFDGLLTVILLILEIATFAVYGFPHPGWRPEFMGLLSLWDMVRLVNMLIVFRFLRIIPNMKFMALVVTTLLDLVKNLRAFAGILVVVFYAFAITGIMLFKGAVVPLGNTSAANTTHDNGTLQCGSYEQLEYWPNNFDDFAAAVVTLWDVMVVNNWQVFLDAFSRYSSPWAKIYFVAWWLISSVIWVNLFVALLLENFIHKWDRRCQRESLSDIEYQRTVELMFRDVLEEPTEEELMEKLHQHPHLHLCR, encoded by the exons ATGGAGGCCGgtgctgaggcggagccgctgCTGCCCTCACGGCGCtggcgggcgggccgggggctgtGGCGGGAGCGCGGCGGTGCCCGCTCGGCCGCCGAGGACG GTGCTGGAGCTGATAATGACCTTTATATAAACCAAGCTATAGTATTTATTGAAGATGCAATACAA TACCGATCTATAAATCACCGTGTGGACTCCAAATCCCTGTGGCTTTATCGATGGTACTATTCCAGGACTTGCCAGTG GATTCTGAGCTTAACCATTACTGTAATCTTGACTTTGGCTTTCGTTGAAGAGCCTTCCTCACTCACCATCACGTCTGATGTGCGCTACCGCCTTCCCGCATGGAATCCTCCCTGTGGCCTCACGGAGAgcatggagctgctctgcttcctggTGTTCGTGGTTGATGTGTCTGTGAAG AGTTACTTAATTGGATGGAAAgaattttggaaaaataaatggcTAATGGCTTATATACTGACATTAATTGTTTCCCTTACTGATTGGATTGTGTCACTGAGTTTTTTCTGCAAAGAG AGTGTGAGAATAAGAAGAATCCTTCGCCCATTCTTTCTCCTCCAGAATTCTTCTATgatgaagaaaacattaaaaagtatCAACAGCACACTGCCTGAAATGGCGAG TGTTCTCCTACTACTGGCTGTTCATCTGTCTCTCTTCACCATGTTTGccatgctgctctttgctcgAACAAAG GATAACCAGCAGGATAAGGAGTGGGTGGTGTATTTCCGGAATTTGCCGGATTCCCTGACGTCACTGCTGGTCCTGCTGACTACTGCAAATAATCCTGATG TGATGATACCTGCATATTCTAAGAATCGAGCATATTCAATCTTCTTCATCCTCTTCACTGTATTAG GCAACTTGTTTTTGATGAATTTGCTTACAGCAATAATATACAACCAGTTTCGAGGGTACCTTCTG GAGCCTTCCCACTCTGGTTGCAGATACAGTTTTAAG AAATCAGTTCAGTCCTCCCTCTTCAGGAGGCGGCTGGGAATCCGGGCTGCCTTTGAAGTGCTGTCTTCCCTGAAAGAGACTCCTGCTAGTGCACAACA gTCCTGTGTCAGTGTTGGGGCCTTACTACAGGTGCTGCAGAAAGCTGAGATGGACTCTCGCTGCAAGCAAGCCATCATGAGG TCACTCAAAATGTGCTCCTGTGACCAGCTGTCAGCTGCCCAGTTCCAGAAGCTCTTTGAAGAACTAGACAAAGATGCCATTAAGCAA CACCCTCCAAGTCCAGAGTACCAATCGCATTTTATGCAGAAAATGCAGTTTGCCTTTGGCCATCCCTACTTTGGCTACTTGGGGAATGTGGTAGCCCTGGCAAACATTATTTCTATTTGT gTGGTTTTGGTGGTGGATGCAGACAAACAGCCATCTGAAAGAGATGACTTCTTCCTAGGG GCTATCAACTGCTTCTTCATCCTGTACTATCTGCTGGAAATGTTGCTGAAAATCTTAGCAATGGGCTTGAAAAGGTACTTGTCTTACCCAAGCAATAGATTTGATGGACTTCTGACTGTAATTTTGCTG ATTCTGGAGATTGCAACTTTTGCTGTGTATGGATTTCCTCATCCTGGCTG GAGGCCTGAGTTCATGGGCTTGTTGTCCCTGTGGGATATGGTGCGGCTGGTGAACATGTTAATTGTCTTCAGGTTCCTGCGGATTATTCCCAACATGAAG TTCATGGCTTTGGTTGTTACTACACTGCTGGATCTGGTGAAAAACTTGAGAGCCTTTGCAGGAATCCTTGTG GTGGTTTTCTATGCATTTGCTATAACTGGCATAATGCTGTTTAAAGGTGCTGTTGTTCCCTTGGGAAATACCAG TGCTGCCAACACCACACATGACAATGGCACTCTGCAGTGTGGGTCCTATGAACAGCTGGAATATTGGCCCAACAACTTCGATGACTTTGCT GCAGCAGTGGTGACCCTCTGGGATGTGATGGTGGTGAACAACTGGCAAGTCtttttggatgcattttcaAGATATTCAAGTCC GTGGGCAAAGATCTATTTTGTAGCCTGGTGGTTGATCTCCTCTGTCATCTGGGTTAATCTCTTCGTAGCTTTACTTCTGGAG aactTCATTCACAAGTGGGACCGTCGCTGCCAGCGAGAGTCTCTTTCAGACATTGAATACCAGAGGACAGTTGAACTCATGTTCAG AGATGTTTTGGAAGAACCTACAGAGGAGGAGTTGATGGAAAAACTGCACCAGCACCCACACCTGCACTTATGTAGGTGA
- the TPCN2 gene encoding two pore channel protein 2 isoform X5, translating to MEAGAEAEPLLPSRRWRAGRGLWRERGGARSAAEDGAGADNDLYINQAIVFIEDAIQYRSINHRVDSKSLWLYRWYYSRTCQWILSLTITVILTLAFVEEPSSLTITSDVRYRLPAWNPPCGLTESMELLCFLVFVVDVSVKSYLIGWKEFWKNKWLMAYILTLIVSLTDWIVSLSFFCKESVRIRRILRPFFLLQNSSMMKKTLKSINSTLPEMASVLLLLAVHLSLFTMFAMLLFARTKDNQQDKEWVVYFRNLPDSLTSLLVLLTTANNPDVMIPAYSKNRAYSIFFILFTVLGNLFLMNLLTAIIYNQFRGYLLKSVQSSLFRRRLGIRAAFEVLSSLKETPASAQQSCVSVGALLQVLQKAEMDSRCKQAIMRSLKMCSCDQLSAAQFQKLFEELDKDAIKQHPPSPEYQSHFMQKMQFAFGHPYFGYLGNVVALANIISICVVLVVDADKQPSERDDFFLGAINCFFILYYLLEMLLKILAMGLKRYLSYPSNRFDGLLTVILLILEIATFAVYGFPHPGWRPEFMGLLSLWDMVRLVNMLIVFRFLRIIPNMKFMALVVTTLLDLVKNLRAFAGILVVVFYAFAITGIMLFKGAVVPLGNTSAANTTHDNGTLQCGSYEQLEYWPNNFDDFAAAVVTLWDVMVVNNWQVFLDAFSRYSSPWAKIYFVAWWLISSVIWVNLFVALLLENFIHKWDRRCQRESLSDIEYQRTVELMFRDVLEEPTEEELMEKLHQHPHLHLCR from the exons ATGGAGGCCGgtgctgaggcggagccgctgCTGCCCTCACGGCGCtggcgggcgggccgggggctgtGGCGGGAGCGCGGCGGTGCCCGCTCGGCCGCCGAGGACG GTGCTGGAGCTGATAATGACCTTTATATAAACCAAGCTATAGTATTTATTGAAGATGCAATACAA TACCGATCTATAAATCACCGTGTGGACTCCAAATCCCTGTGGCTTTATCGATGGTACTATTCCAGGACTTGCCAGTG GATTCTGAGCTTAACCATTACTGTAATCTTGACTTTGGCTTTCGTTGAAGAGCCTTCCTCACTCACCATCACGTCTGATGTGCGCTACCGCCTTCCCGCATGGAATCCTCCCTGTGGCCTCACGGAGAgcatggagctgctctgcttcctggTGTTCGTGGTTGATGTGTCTGTGAAG AGTTACTTAATTGGATGGAAAgaattttggaaaaataaatggcTAATGGCTTATATACTGACATTAATTGTTTCCCTTACTGATTGGATTGTGTCACTGAGTTTTTTCTGCAAAGAG AGTGTGAGAATAAGAAGAATCCTTCGCCCATTCTTTCTCCTCCAGAATTCTTCTATgatgaagaaaacattaaaaagtatCAACAGCACACTGCCTGAAATGGCGAG TGTTCTCCTACTACTGGCTGTTCATCTGTCTCTCTTCACCATGTTTGccatgctgctctttgctcgAACAAAG GATAACCAGCAGGATAAGGAGTGGGTGGTGTATTTCCGGAATTTGCCGGATTCCCTGACGTCACTGCTGGTCCTGCTGACTACTGCAAATAATCCTGATG TGATGATACCTGCATATTCTAAGAATCGAGCATATTCAATCTTCTTCATCCTCTTCACTGTATTAG GCAACTTGTTTTTGATGAATTTGCTTACAGCAATAATATACAACCAGTTTCGAGGGTACCTTCTG AAATCAGTTCAGTCCTCCCTCTTCAGGAGGCGGCTGGGAATCCGGGCTGCCTTTGAAGTGCTGTCTTCCCTGAAAGAGACTCCTGCTAGTGCACAACA gTCCTGTGTCAGTGTTGGGGCCTTACTACAGGTGCTGCAGAAAGCTGAGATGGACTCTCGCTGCAAGCAAGCCATCATGAGG TCACTCAAAATGTGCTCCTGTGACCAGCTGTCAGCTGCCCAGTTCCAGAAGCTCTTTGAAGAACTAGACAAAGATGCCATTAAGCAA CACCCTCCAAGTCCAGAGTACCAATCGCATTTTATGCAGAAAATGCAGTTTGCCTTTGGCCATCCCTACTTTGGCTACTTGGGGAATGTGGTAGCCCTGGCAAACATTATTTCTATTTGT gTGGTTTTGGTGGTGGATGCAGACAAACAGCCATCTGAAAGAGATGACTTCTTCCTAGGG GCTATCAACTGCTTCTTCATCCTGTACTATCTGCTGGAAATGTTGCTGAAAATCTTAGCAATGGGCTTGAAAAGGTACTTGTCTTACCCAAGCAATAGATTTGATGGACTTCTGACTGTAATTTTGCTG ATTCTGGAGATTGCAACTTTTGCTGTGTATGGATTTCCTCATCCTGGCTG GAGGCCTGAGTTCATGGGCTTGTTGTCCCTGTGGGATATGGTGCGGCTGGTGAACATGTTAATTGTCTTCAGGTTCCTGCGGATTATTCCCAACATGAAG TTCATGGCTTTGGTTGTTACTACACTGCTGGATCTGGTGAAAAACTTGAGAGCCTTTGCAGGAATCCTTGTG GTGGTTTTCTATGCATTTGCTATAACTGGCATAATGCTGTTTAAAGGTGCTGTTGTTCCCTTGGGAAATACCAG TGCTGCCAACACCACACATGACAATGGCACTCTGCAGTGTGGGTCCTATGAACAGCTGGAATATTGGCCCAACAACTTCGATGACTTTGCT GCAGCAGTGGTGACCCTCTGGGATGTGATGGTGGTGAACAACTGGCAAGTCtttttggatgcattttcaAGATATTCAAGTCC GTGGGCAAAGATCTATTTTGTAGCCTGGTGGTTGATCTCCTCTGTCATCTGGGTTAATCTCTTCGTAGCTTTACTTCTGGAG aactTCATTCACAAGTGGGACCGTCGCTGCCAGCGAGAGTCTCTTTCAGACATTGAATACCAGAGGACAGTTGAACTCATGTTCAG AGATGTTTTGGAAGAACCTACAGAGGAGGAGTTGATGGAAAAACTGCACCAGCACCCACACCTGCACTTATGTAGGTGA
- the TPCN2 gene encoding two pore channel protein 2 isoform X4 has protein sequence MEAGAEAEPLLPSRRWRAGRGLWRERGGARSAAEDGAGADNDLYINQAIVFIEDAIQYRSINHRVDSKSLWLYRWYYSRTCQWILSLTITVILTLAFVEEPSSLTITSDVRYRLPAWNPPCGLTESMELLCFLVFVVDVSVKSYLIGWKEFWKNKWLMAYILTLIVSLTDWIVSLSFFCKESVRIRRILRPFFLLQNSSMMKKTLKSINSTLPEMASVLLLLAVHLSLFTMFAMLLFARTKDNQQDKEWVVYFRNLPDSLTSLLVLLTTANNPDVMIPAYSKNRAYSIFFILFTVLGNLFLMNLLTAIIYNQFRGYLLEPSHSGCRYSFKKSVQSSLFRRRLGIRAAFEVLSSLKETPASAQQSCVSVGALLQVLQKAEMDSRCKQAIMRSLKMCSCDQLSAAQFQKLFEELDKDAIKQHPPSPEYQSHFMQKMQFAFGHPYFGYLGNVVALANIISICVVLVVDADKQPSERDDFFLGAINCFFILYYLLEMLLKILAMGLKRYLSYPSNRFDGLLTVILLILEIATFAVYGFPHPGWRPEFMGLLSLWDMVRLVNMLIVFRFLRIIPNMKFMALVVTTLLDLVKNLRAFAGILVVVFYAFAITGIMLFKGAVVPLGNTSAANTTHDNGTLQCGSYEQLEYWPNNFDDFAAAVVTLWDVMVVNNWQVFLDAFSRYSSPWAKIYFVAWWLISSVIWVNLFVALLLENFIHKWDRRCQRESLSDIEYQRTVELMFRKLLPCFLWENSCWFP, from the exons ATGGAGGCCGgtgctgaggcggagccgctgCTGCCCTCACGGCGCtggcgggcgggccgggggctgtGGCGGGAGCGCGGCGGTGCCCGCTCGGCCGCCGAGGACG GTGCTGGAGCTGATAATGACCTTTATATAAACCAAGCTATAGTATTTATTGAAGATGCAATACAA TACCGATCTATAAATCACCGTGTGGACTCCAAATCCCTGTGGCTTTATCGATGGTACTATTCCAGGACTTGCCAGTG GATTCTGAGCTTAACCATTACTGTAATCTTGACTTTGGCTTTCGTTGAAGAGCCTTCCTCACTCACCATCACGTCTGATGTGCGCTACCGCCTTCCCGCATGGAATCCTCCCTGTGGCCTCACGGAGAgcatggagctgctctgcttcctggTGTTCGTGGTTGATGTGTCTGTGAAG AGTTACTTAATTGGATGGAAAgaattttggaaaaataaatggcTAATGGCTTATATACTGACATTAATTGTTTCCCTTACTGATTGGATTGTGTCACTGAGTTTTTTCTGCAAAGAG AGTGTGAGAATAAGAAGAATCCTTCGCCCATTCTTTCTCCTCCAGAATTCTTCTATgatgaagaaaacattaaaaagtatCAACAGCACACTGCCTGAAATGGCGAG TGTTCTCCTACTACTGGCTGTTCATCTGTCTCTCTTCACCATGTTTGccatgctgctctttgctcgAACAAAG GATAACCAGCAGGATAAGGAGTGGGTGGTGTATTTCCGGAATTTGCCGGATTCCCTGACGTCACTGCTGGTCCTGCTGACTACTGCAAATAATCCTGATG TGATGATACCTGCATATTCTAAGAATCGAGCATATTCAATCTTCTTCATCCTCTTCACTGTATTAG GCAACTTGTTTTTGATGAATTTGCTTACAGCAATAATATACAACCAGTTTCGAGGGTACCTTCTG GAGCCTTCCCACTCTGGTTGCAGATACAGTTTTAAG AAATCAGTTCAGTCCTCCCTCTTCAGGAGGCGGCTGGGAATCCGGGCTGCCTTTGAAGTGCTGTCTTCCCTGAAAGAGACTCCTGCTAGTGCACAACA gTCCTGTGTCAGTGTTGGGGCCTTACTACAGGTGCTGCAGAAAGCTGAGATGGACTCTCGCTGCAAGCAAGCCATCATGAGG TCACTCAAAATGTGCTCCTGTGACCAGCTGTCAGCTGCCCAGTTCCAGAAGCTCTTTGAAGAACTAGACAAAGATGCCATTAAGCAA CACCCTCCAAGTCCAGAGTACCAATCGCATTTTATGCAGAAAATGCAGTTTGCCTTTGGCCATCCCTACTTTGGCTACTTGGGGAATGTGGTAGCCCTGGCAAACATTATTTCTATTTGT gTGGTTTTGGTGGTGGATGCAGACAAACAGCCATCTGAAAGAGATGACTTCTTCCTAGGG GCTATCAACTGCTTCTTCATCCTGTACTATCTGCTGGAAATGTTGCTGAAAATCTTAGCAATGGGCTTGAAAAGGTACTTGTCTTACCCAAGCAATAGATTTGATGGACTTCTGACTGTAATTTTGCTG ATTCTGGAGATTGCAACTTTTGCTGTGTATGGATTTCCTCATCCTGGCTG GAGGCCTGAGTTCATGGGCTTGTTGTCCCTGTGGGATATGGTGCGGCTGGTGAACATGTTAATTGTCTTCAGGTTCCTGCGGATTATTCCCAACATGAAG TTCATGGCTTTGGTTGTTACTACACTGCTGGATCTGGTGAAAAACTTGAGAGCCTTTGCAGGAATCCTTGTG GTGGTTTTCTATGCATTTGCTATAACTGGCATAATGCTGTTTAAAGGTGCTGTTGTTCCCTTGGGAAATACCAG TGCTGCCAACACCACACATGACAATGGCACTCTGCAGTGTGGGTCCTATGAACAGCTGGAATATTGGCCCAACAACTTCGATGACTTTGCT GCAGCAGTGGTGACCCTCTGGGATGTGATGGTGGTGAACAACTGGCAAGTCtttttggatgcattttcaAGATATTCAAGTCC GTGGGCAAAGATCTATTTTGTAGCCTGGTGGTTGATCTCCTCTGTCATCTGGGTTAATCTCTTCGTAGCTTTACTTCTGGAG aactTCATTCACAAGTGGGACCGTCGCTGCCAGCGAGAGTCTCTTTCAGACATTGAATACCAGAGGACAGTTGAACTCATGTTCAG GAAATTGCTTCCCTGCTTCTTATGGGAAAACAGCTGCTGGTTTCCATGA
- the TPCN2 gene encoding two pore channel protein 2 isoform X6 yields the protein MELLCFLVFVVDVSVKSYLIGWKEFWKNKWLMAYILTLIVSLTDWIVSLSFFCKESVRIRRILRPFFLLQNSSMMKKTLKSINSTLPEMASVLLLLAVHLSLFTMFAMLLFARTKDNQQDKEWVVYFRNLPDSLTSLLVLLTTANNPDVMIPAYSKNRAYSIFFILFTVLGNLFLMNLLTAIIYNQFRGYLLEPSHSGCRYSFKKSVQSSLFRRRLGIRAAFEVLSSLKETPASAQQSCVSVGALLQVLQKAEMDSRCKQAIMRSLKMCSCDQLSAAQFQKLFEELDKDAIKQHPPSPEYQSHFMQKMQFAFGHPYFGYLGNVVALANIISICVVLVVDADKQPSERDDFFLGAINCFFILYYLLEMLLKILAMGLKRYLSYPSNRFDGLLTVILLILEIATFAVYGFPHPGWRPEFMGLLSLWDMVRLVNMLIVFRFLRIIPNMKFMALVVTTLLDLVKNLRAFAGILVVVFYAFAITGIMLFKGAVVPLGNTSAANTTHDNGTLQCGSYEQLEYWPNNFDDFAAAVVTLWDVMVVNNWQVFLDAFSRYSSPWAKIYFVAWWLISSVIWVNLFVALLLENFIHKWDRRCQRESLSDIEYQRTVELMFRMGEEVLGMRGTTAEGGKNKGKKREVMHVLGLL from the exons atggagctgctctgcttcctggTGTTCGTGGTTGATGTGTCTGTGAAG AGTTACTTAATTGGATGGAAAgaattttggaaaaataaatggcTAATGGCTTATATACTGACATTAATTGTTTCCCTTACTGATTGGATTGTGTCACTGAGTTTTTTCTGCAAAGAG AGTGTGAGAATAAGAAGAATCCTTCGCCCATTCTTTCTCCTCCAGAATTCTTCTATgatgaagaaaacattaaaaagtatCAACAGCACACTGCCTGAAATGGCGAG TGTTCTCCTACTACTGGCTGTTCATCTGTCTCTCTTCACCATGTTTGccatgctgctctttgctcgAACAAAG GATAACCAGCAGGATAAGGAGTGGGTGGTGTATTTCCGGAATTTGCCGGATTCCCTGACGTCACTGCTGGTCCTGCTGACTACTGCAAATAATCCTGATG TGATGATACCTGCATATTCTAAGAATCGAGCATATTCAATCTTCTTCATCCTCTTCACTGTATTAG GCAACTTGTTTTTGATGAATTTGCTTACAGCAATAATATACAACCAGTTTCGAGGGTACCTTCTG GAGCCTTCCCACTCTGGTTGCAGATACAGTTTTAAG AAATCAGTTCAGTCCTCCCTCTTCAGGAGGCGGCTGGGAATCCGGGCTGCCTTTGAAGTGCTGTCTTCCCTGAAAGAGACTCCTGCTAGTGCACAACA gTCCTGTGTCAGTGTTGGGGCCTTACTACAGGTGCTGCAGAAAGCTGAGATGGACTCTCGCTGCAAGCAAGCCATCATGAGG TCACTCAAAATGTGCTCCTGTGACCAGCTGTCAGCTGCCCAGTTCCAGAAGCTCTTTGAAGAACTAGACAAAGATGCCATTAAGCAA CACCCTCCAAGTCCAGAGTACCAATCGCATTTTATGCAGAAAATGCAGTTTGCCTTTGGCCATCCCTACTTTGGCTACTTGGGGAATGTGGTAGCCCTGGCAAACATTATTTCTATTTGT gTGGTTTTGGTGGTGGATGCAGACAAACAGCCATCTGAAAGAGATGACTTCTTCCTAGGG GCTATCAACTGCTTCTTCATCCTGTACTATCTGCTGGAAATGTTGCTGAAAATCTTAGCAATGGGCTTGAAAAGGTACTTGTCTTACCCAAGCAATAGATTTGATGGACTTCTGACTGTAATTTTGCTG ATTCTGGAGATTGCAACTTTTGCTGTGTATGGATTTCCTCATCCTGGCTG GAGGCCTGAGTTCATGGGCTTGTTGTCCCTGTGGGATATGGTGCGGCTGGTGAACATGTTAATTGTCTTCAGGTTCCTGCGGATTATTCCCAACATGAAG TTCATGGCTTTGGTTGTTACTACACTGCTGGATCTGGTGAAAAACTTGAGAGCCTTTGCAGGAATCCTTGTG GTGGTTTTCTATGCATTTGCTATAACTGGCATAATGCTGTTTAAAGGTGCTGTTGTTCCCTTGGGAAATACCAG TGCTGCCAACACCACACATGACAATGGCACTCTGCAGTGTGGGTCCTATGAACAGCTGGAATATTGGCCCAACAACTTCGATGACTTTGCT GCAGCAGTGGTGACCCTCTGGGATGTGATGGTGGTGAACAACTGGCAAGTCtttttggatgcattttcaAGATATTCAAGTCC GTGGGCAAAGATCTATTTTGTAGCCTGGTGGTTGATCTCCTCTGTCATCTGGGTTAATCTCTTCGTAGCTTTACTTCTGGAG aactTCATTCACAAGTGGGACCGTCGCTGCCAGCGAGAGTCTCTTTCAGACATTGAATACCAGAGGACAGTTGAACTCATGTTCAG GATGGGAGAAGAGGTGCTGGGGATGAGGGGAACAACtgcagagggaggaaaaaacaaaggaaagaagAGGGAAGTGATGCATGTTCTTGGCTTATTATGA